The window AGAGTTGACTGAAAACGAAAATGGCAAATATTAGAAAACTGTTGGAGAAGAATATGCCAGCCCAACTCACTTGAACAGATGCTTGGCCCACACAATGCAGTGGATCGGCTCTGAAGGAGTATTACGAATTGTGCATCCTGGGAAACTGCGCTGCGCCTCCTTCGGCATACACTCATAGCACTGTGTCAGGCCCCGCTTGATTAGCTCCACCTGGCCATTGTAACCAGAGGTGCCACTTTCGACCAAGGGGACATCTGCGTTCAAGCACATTCGATTCACGTGATTTCTGGCAGCCCTATTGTCCAAAGCACTCAGGACAACGTCGAACTTCTTGAAAAAGTTAACACCATAATCGGTCCTGCAAATATTAGATGGTATTAGGACATTTTTAACAATGAAACAAATGCAATACCCACGATGTAACGCTGTCATGGTAGGCGGTAATTTTGGCATCTGGATTGAAGCTCAAAGCACTCTCACGCGCCACACGCGCCTTTGACTTCCCAACGTGCTCGCGATGAAAGAGGAACTGGCGGTTCAAGTTGCTCAAATCTATGGTATCCAGATCGATCTGAAATGAAATGttaattttagttttagtgGGATTAAAAAGATGCTTAAACTACTTACAATTTCGATATCCGTGAAGCCGCTGAGGACAAGGTTCTTCAGCACCTCGCAACCAATTCCACCAGCTCCCACGACCAGGACCTTTGACTTTTTCACCAGCTCCTGCAAGGACGCCGGGAAAACGCCATCAATAGCGGCTGCCATTTTCGTTGAAGTTTATCTTTAGTAAAAATTAACTGTTATAGGAAAGGTTCTTATTCTTTGCTTTTTCGGCacaaaaattgcaaattgcaaaaaaatctGTAAAGACGCCGGCGATGCAAGTGCTGGACAACGTCAAAAGAAAGACCGGACCTTAACAACATTGTGACTTTTGGTGTGACTGAAACTGTGATCAGCTAAGAGTGACTTCGACttgtttctatatattttgtctgttatttttagtttcagaccaaaaaataatagaatataTTTGAGCTTAGAATGATTTTTGGCACAGAGTAAAAAGTTAAATGGCAATAAGAAAGAAATGTATTGTTTAAAGGAAATCCCAAAACAAAGTTTATAACAACCGATTTATCCTTCACTCCTCTCATTTGTTTTTTAACTTATCTTGTGCTAGAAATACATTTgattccaaatttttttataaatcatatttgaagatttaaaaaagtaaatacgTTTTCCAGCACTGCGTCAACCCGCATTTTTAGTGCATTTTTATCTGCGCTGCCGCTCTGGTCACACCCCCTCCTCCCGACAGGCAGTGCTCCAATCAGAAATAGAGAAAAGTCGGGAGACACTTGGACTTGTTTAGGACAAAGTGTTTGTGGACAAAGCCAGACACAGATCACGGACTAGGAACCTGCCACAGCTCGAGTGAGACGACTAGAAAAGAAGCCGAAAACAATGACCGAAGTGCGACGAAGgaagcaggaggaggaggcactGGAAGAATCTGCTGGTATCCCAGCATCCGCATCAGCATCGGCCCCATCGGCAGCCAGTAAGCGCAACTCCTCCGCCGCGGACTCATCGGATCATGTAAGTGTCCACGACCCAGTGTGTGCCAATGACTCCTAAGTGGAGCGACCTGCTCTCCGGTTCCCGATTTCGATTCCAATTCCGATCCATTTGCATAATTCATTGGAGCGCAAAAGAAACATGGGAAACAAATGTGTGTATACCAGCACGGTGTGTTTCGTTGTGTGTGTATGTTTTTGTTATTCTCTGACGCACAAGCAGGTGGGCGAAACAGAGAACCGGAGAGCGCAGGAGAGCCAGGCGAGAGAAGACAGGAGAAAATCCAATAACAAATACGCAGAACACACCATAACAATGTTACATGGAGGCCCCCATaacacaccacaccacaccaccCCCACCCCCAATACCCCCCGCTGTGTTGCAATATAGTGCCATTATTTCGAGAAAATCCAATTAAGTTGACGGCAAAATTACGGAAGCACCAAATTACCACCCACCCACTTGGTGGTTCTCGGTTTCCCGTTCTtaataccatttttttttttgcaaaggTTCCGGCTAAGTTTTTCTTGGGCGATAAGCGCCCACTTCTCCCCCCATGTCCCCCAGCATGTCTTATCACCACGCTATTTggcaacaaacaaaacacgCCACCAAAAAAGCCCGCCGCAATTTGTCTCTCCCCGTGCGACCTCCTTGTGTTGGCTTTGCATGTGTGCGGGTCTTGGATAAACGCCTGATATACTGATTATGGGTATATAGCCATAGACATACAGAgccatatgtatgtacatacacGTATCTTGGACTTTGCACGCCACCCATTCAATAGAAAGTGGTCGAAAGCCCTTCCTCTCTCTACCGATTCCCGATTGCCAATAAGTCTGAACGGGCTATCAATGAAGTGCATTCGTTCTGGTTGCAGGTGGACTCCGAGGAGGAGAAGATTCCCGAGGAGAAGTTCGTCGAGGAGCTGGCCAAGAACCTGCCCCAGGGAACCGACAAAACACCAGAGATACTTGACGCAGCTCTAAAGGATTTGCCCGATCGGTAAGtggttttaaaatatttatttttaaaataaactcaTAAAATATGAATGTGTAACGAGAGTGGTGATATCATCCATTTGGTCTTGTATTTAAGAAACTGTGCTCCAAAAATATTCCACCCACAGCTGGCTGCACTTGGCTAGCAAATATTCCAAATAAACAAATGTGTGAAATAACagaaacaatatttttttgcattccgCAGATGGAGGAACTGGATCATTCGCGGCATCTTCACATGGATTATGATCTGCGGCTTCGCTCTGATCATCTACGGCGGACCACTGGCCCTGATGATCACTGTAAGTGCCATTGAATCTTCAAAAACAAACCTATTCTATAAATACTATCCAACAGACGCTGCTGGTCCAGGTGAAGTGCTTCCAGGAGATCATCTCTATTGGCTACCAGGTGTATAGGATTCACGGACTGCCCTGGTTCCGGAGTCTCTCTTGGTACTTCCTTCTCACCTCTAACTACTTCTTCTACGGGGAGAATCTGGTGGACTACTTTGGGGTGGTTATCAACCGAGTGGTAAGTTCTATCTATCTGTTTTGTGGGGCTTCTATGTTCACCCTACTTTTCTTTGCAGGAGTACCTTAAGTTCCTGGTGACCTACCACCGCTTCTTGTCCTTCGCCCTGTACATCATTGGATTTGTGTGGTTTGTGCTCTCGCTCGTGAAGAAGTACTACATCAAGCAGTTCAGCCTGTTCGCCTGGACACACGTCTCCCTGCTGATTGTcgtcacccagagctacctCATCATCCAGAATATATTCGAGGGTCTCATTTGGTTCATCGTACCTGTCTCGATGATTGTGTGCAATGATGTCATGGCGTATGTGTTCGGCTTCTTCTTTGGACGCACACCCCTCATCAAGCTCAGCCCGAAGAAGACTTGGGAGGGCTTCATAGGTGGCGGTTTCGCCACCGTCCTCTTTGGCATTCTATTTTCGTATGTGCTGTGCAACTACCAGTACTTCATTTGCCCCATCCAGTATTCGGAGGAATTGGGTCGCATGACCATGTCCTGTGTACCCAGCTATCTCTTCACCCCCCAGGAGTACAACCTCAAGCTGGTATGTCAAAGTTTTCTATGCTTTAGAGGTTCCTATTAATACCTATTTGCTTCCAGCTTGGCATTGGCAAGACCTTAAACGTTTACCCTTTCATCTGGCATTCAATCTCCCTGAGCTTGTTCAGCTCCATCATTGGACCCTTTGGAGGCTTCTTTGCATCCGGCTTTAAGAGGGCATTCAAAATCAAGGTGGGTTTTGAGTCTTTTTGGAATTTGAATCAGTAATTGAAACAATTGTAATCTTTAGGACTTTGGCGACATGATTCCCGGACATGGCGGCATCATGGATCGTTTCGACTGCCAGTTCCTAATGGCCACCTTTGTCAATGTCTACATTTCGAGCTTCATCAGAACTCCCTCGCCCGCTAAGTTGCTGACGCAAATCTATAACCTAAAACCCGATCAGCAATACCAAATCTATCAGTCGCTCAAGGACAATCTGGGCGACATGCTAAATTAAGTTTTAATCACCAGGTTACCAGTTAGATTCGGACAAAATGTTTGCTTTAGTCGTACGTTCTACATATAAAtgcaaaatttatatatatatatattatatataccaTTATATGTGTAACTATAAGAATGCGGGCAGCACTTTCGGCAGCCACATAAAATTAGTTATAATTACAGgcataatttttgttatgtttttAGACCCTAGTTAGacttttgttattattttttaagttccACCTCCCGTTTTGATTTTGGATTAAGTTTACCAGATTGTGTTGACAGTTCCATGACTTGTTAAGTGATTCCATTAATTTTAATGCCGAACGTCTAATGCTGAATGAAAGTGGGTGGCTTCGGCGAGACATCAAACGCATGGCTAAGCAAACAGATtatgaatttaaaattgactaaatgtgtgtgagtgttgtTAGTGAATTTAAATACTATTACTATAACTTATAGATGAGAATTTAGCGGAAGCAGAAGACCAGTAGTCGGAGAGATTAGCATAATTAGAATGCATTTTAGTTGATTAAAGGATGGGGAAGAACTTCTAAATACTATGCTTACGATTCTATATAGTGCAATACGTAGAAAGTAAACGATGGGAAAACAATTCTTTATTTCTTAACGTTCCTTTGGTAATACACATTTATCATCCAGAGAACTCGTCGCtatcacaaaacaaaaaaatatatatatagatgaTATATAAATGGTTACTTATAAACCCTGTTATTcaaatacatatatgtatgggGCATTTACGAATGAAATGCGAGTCTACGATGTTTAAGAATAAGTGTACAAAGATTTCGATGAACAAACTTCAAATTTCAAGTCTCTATCgatgttaaaaataaatgaaaatgaatgaatgtaaaaaaaatgtatttaattcAACTCTTTGGAAGCCCCTTTTGGCATTGTATGGCACATATCTGTAATTATGTTACTTTTCTTATATCTATATTAGCCTCTGCAACTCCTATTCTGTCATATTCGTCAATGCTATTGTCTTGGAGGCGCTGCTCTCTTGGTGGCCATCTTCTCCATCAGAACTGTTAGGTCATCTGCGTCCTTGCGTTCCACGTCGAAGTAAACGTTGCGCTGGCGGGCATCGTCTAGCAGCTGCCGCCACATGTCCACAGACTGGAAGAAACATCAAGACATAAGTATCTTGCCTGTGTGGGAAGCTATTTAACTCACCTGTAGATCATCGAAGTTTCCACATATGACCAGGCATCGCTTCGGTCTCGTCAGGGCAACATTGAGGCGTTGGTAGTTCGAGAGGAAGCCGCAGCCGCGCGTCCTTGCGTACGAAATGATGATGACGTCCTTTTCGAGACCTTGGTACGCATCGATGGTCAGGGGAGTCACCTTCATGTCCTCCGTCATTACTTGGCTCAAGGCGTAGCACTGGTTGCTGTATGGCGAGATCAGTCCGTAGGAATATCTTTTGGTGGGCATGAGCTTCTGCATCGCTGTTATCAGTTTGGCCACAAAGCGTGCCTCTTCGTCATTGCTGATGCTCCTGTTTGACATGGTACTGCTGTCCCTGGTGTAGCTCAGATTGATGACACTATAGGGAATGAGAGCCGCACTTTTTTCGGTGCATGGCGCACTGACCAGTTGGTCCTCGTAGAAGTACTTGTTCGGCCAGCGACATATCTCCGGGTGCATCCTGTACTGGACACTCAGCTTAAACAGTTTCGTGTGAATAAACTGATTTGACCCGGGGCTCTCGAGTTGTTTCTGCAGGCTCCTTTGAATCCGATCGAACATCGAGTTTGAAAGTCCGTACTCAATAGCCTTCTGGGAGAGCACCACCGCCGGGAGCTGCTGGGTGTCCCCCACCAGAACAAGGTGTCGCAGGCCGAATCGCATTGGCAGGAGTGTCCAGGGTTCTGTGCACTGTGTGGCCTCGTCGATGATGCAGATGTCAAAGAAGTCTATGTAGTTGGCCAGCTTGACGCACGAGGACAGGGTGGTGCAGACTATGTTGGCCCGGCTAAGGCAACTCTTGGCGATCTCGAACTCCTCCCGTTGTGTCAGTCCCGGATGGATCTGCTCGCTAATTAACTGTAGCTGTTTCTCCTTTtgctggagctgctgctgaAGGTACGTGGTTGCGAGATTCTCCTTCTCCTTCAACTTTATAATATCGGATTTAAGAACCGCGTACTGCTTTTGAAGAATCGCCAAGTTCTCGGGCGATAACCGCTTGAGTTTCTGATCCTTGACGATTTGAAATCGCGCTTCCAGGGAGAAAAAACGCGCCTTGTCGCTCATTTTCTCGAACAATCCGAAACGCAGTAGCTCGAATTGCACTTTGCTCATCAGGCGGTGGACGGAATAGAGCGTGCTCACGATGCGGTCTATCGCAGTGTTGGAGTGGGCACAAATCAGGATCTTTCGATCTAGTTTGTTGGCAGCATTACCGTACAAGCATTGCAGCGAGATGTTCGATATCACAGCGGATTTCCCAGTTCCAGGCGGACCCTGTATCAACGTCAGGCTGGGATTGGCGTCGTCGATAACCCGCTGGTAGGTTTTAAGGATGACATCCTCTTGATGTTCATTCAACTTGTCGTAGCCCTTGTAGTTGAATGCTTGGCCTGTTTTTGGCAGCCGGAATGGCATTGCCGCCTTCGCAGGCCGCATGATCCTTCCGCAAAGCGGCGACCGGTAGAGCTGATGCACGGCACTCATGGCCCCCAGCTCGATGCGCAGACTATCGATCACGGGACGGACAGTAATGCGCTTGATTTTGTTCATGGTTTCCAGCGAAATGTCCTGCATCAGTATATCGAAGGTCATGTTGTAGGCgtttcctaaaaaaaaaaactattaaatataaattcatttattaaatattttaaacaccAACCACCAATACACTTTTGGTCTTGCAGGTTGCCAAAAGTTTCGGGAAGTTCGCTGCCACTTTTCAGCGTGTAAAGGATAAATTTTCCGATGGGACGGCTGTTGACTGGAAGTCATAAAGAAATATTGATTATTAATAAGTAAGTAAGTAGTTAGAAGTATTAACTACCTCTGGTAATCAAGCGATAACAGTTGTCCTCGCTGTAGACGCTCACAACGCCGACCTCAAAAGTGGTATTCGAGCTCTTGTAGTCTCGTTCGATGGTGGAAAGCAGCTCTAGTTTCATCAGCGGAATAATGATGCTGTGGGGATGTAATGGTTAACTGCCTTTCGACCTAGCCATACCATCTAAATATACTCACTTCCTGTACTGcttgaagttttcaaaatcttGGGGAATGGGAATAAGGACATCAGTCTCGGCAACCGCATCCACACTCCGGTGCTTAAGCCACTGGTTCCCCCATTTCAATATTGTCCTGGAGTGGTGCCTGATGTCGTTGGTTGCCTTCCCGCCATTAAGTGTCCACTCCCTGCGCTCCTTATAGGTGCTAAGGATAAGCTTATTCGACTCTTTCGAGCCTCTGAACTTCGAAACTCCAACGATCTTTTCGATGTAGATAATCTTCACGTTGTCATCGAACCGGACGCGCTTGCTCTTTTTCTTTTGGTCCTCTTGCCATTGTCTTTGGCGTTCCATTTCGGCAAAGGTCACCCGGTTGCAGGTACGCTGGTTTCTAGCCGCTTCCGCTTCCCTACGCTCCGCCGGACGAGCGCCTCGCTTTGGCTGATTAATAGTTGCATCATCGGCTGCCAGAAGCTGCTGGGAGAAGCTTTCAATCGTAGACCGCCTCGGTGGCAATGGttttttgggtgcgggcatcTGATCCTTCTTAGCATTGTCTTTTTTAGGCACTTTCGGTGGTGGACCCTCTACTTCCTTGGTCAGGAATTCGCCACGATTGGAGTTGTTCACGGTTGGCACGGTGGTTGCGTGTTTCCTTTTCTCGCCACTCGACTTTTCCTGCTCCTTTGGCTTCTCGGATAGCTTCTTTAATACCTCCCGGCGTCTGTCTTTTATCTCCTTGTCCTCTTTTTTCTTATCCTTTGGCTTTTGCTTCCATTTGTCGTTCAATCGTTTCGCATCATCGATAAGCTTTTGCTTCGCAAGCACATATTGCTTCTGTTTATCCTGACCCTTCACCTCAACGGAAACTCCCCTGAGCTTGCCACGATTCTGTGGCAGGGCAGGCGGATCTATTACTGAAGGACCGCGGTTCAGTCTATTCTCCTTGAAGTCCGATACTCTGGCGGATGCATCAGTCTTAGCTGGTGATGATTTCTTGGTCTCTTTCTTCGCTGAATCACTTGATGCGGGGGGCAAAGCTTCGAACTCAACGTAGCATGATTTGGCTCGGTTTTGAAGACGGGGACTTATTCTAGGTTTGGTTAGAGATTCCGCTGGCTTGGGAGCTTCTTTAGACTCCTTCGCAAGCACACTATTTGACTTTTGTTTATCGTTCTCTTGGTCACAGATACTTTTTCGTCGCTGTTTTATGGAACATGTTTTCGTGGACGAAGACGCCTTCGACTCTGTTATTTCCACAGGTTTCAATTCCTCTTCTGGGATGTCCAGTTCGATTGGTTCCTCAACATAACAAGATTTGGAACGGTTACGAAGACGCATGCTTTTCTCCACTGGCTTGTGTAGGGCTCCCAGGACACTCGACTTCTTGGATGTGGTAGGAGTTTCTGCCTCCAAGTCCTCGCGACAAGCCACTGATTTTGTTCGTTTCCGAATGTTCGACTTATCCGAACTGTTTTCAGCCTCAATACTACTAATGGATGGTCGTTCTGTCACGAGTTTCTTGGACGTAGTGAGAGTTTCTGCATTCAAGTCCTCCCTACAAGCCACCGATTTGGTTCGAGTACGCATTTTAGACTTCTCCGAACTTTTCTCAGCCTCAAGATTAGGAATTGGCAGTTTTTCCGCCACGAATTTCTTGGACGTGGTGGGAGTGTCCGCATCCAAGTCCTCGCGACAAGCCACTGATTTGGAACGACTACGAGTTTTCGGCTTTTCTGAATCTTTTGCCACGCCAACCTTAGGAGAGGATGGTTGGTCAGGAATAAGTGGTTCTTTCTCCAATAAGTCTCCACTATCTAAGATTATTTCAATGTCACTATCATTGGATTTATTATTTGCTTCTTTTAAAGCAGGGCGTCGTTGAAAGAGACGTTCATGGCTCCTCTCTTCAGTCTTAGACGCTTTCTTGTTGCGCCGTGAGAATAGTTGTGGTTCTTCGACCGTAGAGCTGATTTCTGGCTGAGCAACAGGTTGAAGACGAACGTAGCATTGCCGGATAAATGATGTACTGTCCGCTGTGGAAGTATAGAAACAATGAATGGAGAAAAAGCAAATGTTAAAGTATATCTACCTTCGCGAAGACTGCCACTGGGGTCCTCGTCTTCAGAGGAGCTGGTATCGATGCACAGTGGCTTAGGCGGAATTTTCACTTGCATCTCGGATTCGTTGTCCGATCCAGCATCCCCCATCATGGGGTATGCCTGCGACATGGGGAAGTCATCGGCAGGTTTCTGGCTATGCAATTTATCAGACCAACTGGATACGTCGTAATCTTCATCATCACTCAAGATGATCTCGCCTTCACCCAACTGGGACGAAGGAGATTCAGGATCACCGTAGTCTAATCCATTTGTCTCCAGAAAGTCTTCCTCTCCATCGCAGAAGTCCATCTCATCCTTAATTTCTTGGAGCACAGCCTGGGAAAATTCGAACCGTTCGTCGAATTCCTCGttcgctttatttttttgggctGGCACTGCCGGCGGAAGCATTTCACCATTTTCCTCCACCGAGTCTAGTTCTATTGAGTCGCCATCGTGCATTTTCTTGGCGGTGCTCATACTAGCGCCACTTTGAGCGCTAAGAGTATTATAAATATAGGGATTAATGTTTAAAACGCCTCCCAGTATGGCCTCATTCGGTTCGCCGAAGATGTTAGTAATTTCTTCGGAGGTTTGTTTCATCAGTTCCTGCTTCACTTCGGGCAGTTTGGGGAGGTGCAGGTTGGCGCAGGGAGCCTGGACATCCTTCTTAATCTTATCTGGAATATTTTCGCTGCCATTGAGCTGCTTCTCCAGATTAAACTCTATGGGATCCTTGGCACCAAGGGGCGTTTTCAAAGGTGGCAGCGGATTAGTGTCGTCGTCGTCTGAAGAAAGTACGACGGCTTCTTCAACTGGGGCTATTTTTCGTAGGATGAACATGGCGTGGTTAGCAGGCACATCAATGGCTGGTCCCTCCACTCCCAAGCTGATGACGGAGCCCTCGAGTACCTCAAGGCACTTAATCTTGTTACTTAAACGTCCTTGGTTGATAAAGACTCCGTTCAGAGCGTTCTGGTGGACACAGAGACAGACTTTAAAAGGTGGTGTTTATTCTTTAGATTGAGATGAACCTACCATTGATTTAACCACTACTTTGTCGCCGTCGACAATCATGTTGACGTGCTCCCGGGAAACGTACTCGTAGCTCGCCTTCATCACAATCCTGCAGCGGGAATGGCGGCCCATAACATTATCCCCCTTGTGGAGGATAATCTTGTCCCGGGTCGTAACATGCTCCAAATACCAGCTGCTCATCTTGGCAAGCGTTTGAGGCGTTCTTTTGCCAGAACAAAAGTTTGTTTACGTCTCAGATGTAAGCTGGTGAAATCAAATACCAAAAAGGACGCGCAATAACAGGTGATAGGGCGGTGTGACCAGAATCAGTTCAGAAAAGATAGTATTCTAAATAAATCAGGTTATTGATATAGACATAGTTTAAGCTTAGCCCAAGTTCAGAATTTCTTTTTCCCCTTatcaatttatataaataggTCTAGAAAAGTTCAACAGGTCGTGGTTAAGCC of the Drosophila ananassae strain 14024-0371.13 chromosome 2R, ASM1763931v2, whole genome shotgun sequence genome contains:
- the LOC6506597 gene encoding phosphatidate cytidylyltransferase, photoreceptor-specific; this translates as MTEVRRRKQEEEALEESAGIPASASASAPSAASKRNSSAADSSDHVDSEEEKIPEEKFVEELAKNLPQGTDKTPEILDAALKDLPDRWRNWIIRGIFTWIMICGFALIIYGGPLALMITTLLVQVKCFQEIISIGYQVYRIHGLPWFRSLSWYFLLTSNYFFYGENLVDYFGVVINRVEYLKFLVTYHRFLSFALYIIGFVWFVLSLVKKYYIKQFSLFAWTHVSLLIVVTQSYLIIQNIFEGLIWFIVPVSMIVCNDVMAYVFGFFFGRTPLIKLSPKKTWEGFIGGGFATVLFGILFSYVLCNYQYFICPIQYSEELGRMTMSCVPSYLFTPQEYNLKLLGIGKTLNVYPFIWHSISLSLFSSIIGPFGGFFASGFKRAFKIKDFGDMIPGHGGIMDRFDCQFLMATFVNVYISSFIRTPSPAKLLTQIYNLKPDQQYQIYQSLKDNLGDMLN
- the LOC6493350 gene encoding probable helicase senataxin, whose translation is MSSWYLEHVTTRDKIILHKGDNVMGRHSRCRIVMKASYEYVSREHVNMIVDGDKVVVKSMNALNGVFINQGRLSNKIKCLEVLEGSVISLGVEGPAIDVPANHAMFILRKIAPVEEAVVLSSDDDDTNPLPPLKTPLGAKDPIEFNLEKQLNGSENIPDKIKKDVQAPCANLHLPKLPEVKQELMKQTSEEITNIFGEPNEAILGGVLNINPYIYNTLSAQSGASMSTAKKMHDGDSIELDSVEENGEMLPPAVPAQKNKANEEFDERFEFSQAVLQEIKDEMDFCDGEEDFLETNGLDYGDPESPSSQLGEGEIILSDDEDYDVSSWSDKLHSQKPADDFPMSQAYPMMGDAGSDNESEMQVKIPPKPLCIDTSSSEDEDPSGSLREADSTSFIRQCYVRLQPVAQPEISSTVEEPQLFSRRNKKASKTEERSHERLFQRRPALKEANNKSNDSDIEIILDSGDLLEKEPLIPDQPSSPKVGVAKDSEKPKTRSRSKSVACREDLDADTPTTSKKFVAEKLPIPNLEAEKSSEKSKMRTRTKSVACREDLNAETLTTSKKLVTERPSISSIEAENSSDKSNIRKRTKSVACREDLEAETPTTSKKSSVLGALHKPVEKSMRLRNRSKSCYVEEPIELDIPEEELKPVEITESKASSSTKTCSIKQRRKSICDQENDKQKSNSVLAKESKEAPKPAESLTKPRISPRLQNRAKSCYVEFEALPPASSDSAKKETKKSSPAKTDASARVSDFKENRLNRGPSVIDPPALPQNRGKLRGVSVEVKGQDKQKQYVLAKQKLIDDAKRLNDKWKQKPKDKKKEDKEIKDRRREVLKKLSEKPKEQEKSSGEKRKHATTVPTVNNSNRGEFLTKEVEGPPPKVPKKDNAKKDQMPAPKKPLPPRRSTIESFSQQLLAADDATINQPKRGARPAERREAEAARNQRTCNRVTFAEMERQRQWQEDQKKKSKRVRFDDNVKIIYIEKIVGVSKFRGSKESNKLILSTYKERREWTLNGGKATNDIRHHSRTILKWGNQWLKHRSVDAVAETDVLIPIPQDFENFKQYRNIIIPLMKLELLSTIERDYKSSNTTFEVGVVSVYSEDNCYRLITRVNSRPIGKFILYTLKSGSELPETFGNLQDQKCIGGNAYNMTFDILMQDISLETMNKIKRITVRPVIDSLRIELGAMSAVHQLYRSPLCGRIMRPAKAAMPFRLPKTGQAFNYKGYDKLNEHQEDVILKTYQRVIDDANPSLTLIQGPPGTGKSAVISNISLQCLYGNAANKLDRKILICAHSNTAIDRIVSTLYSVHRLMSKVQFELLRFGLFEKMSDKARFFSLEARFQIVKDQKLKRLSPENLAILQKQYAVLKSDIIKLKEKENLATTYLQQQLQQKEKQLQLISEQIHPGLTQREEFEIAKSCLSRANIVCTTLSSCVKLANYIDFFDICIIDEATQCTEPWTLLPMRFGLRHLVLVGDTQQLPAVVLSQKAIEYGLSNSMFDRIQRSLQKQLESPGSNQFIHTKLFKLSVQYRMHPEICRWPNKYFYEDQLVSAPCTEKSAALIPYSVINLSYTRDSSTMSNRSISNDEEARFVAKLITAMQKLMPTKRYSYGLISPYSNQCYALSQVMTEDMKVTPLTIDAYQGLEKDVIIISYARTRGCGFLSNYQRLNVALTRPKRCLVICGNFDDLQSVDMWRQLLDDARQRNVYFDVERKDADDLTVLMEKMATKRAAPPRQ